From one Nocardioides sp. Kera G14 genomic stretch:
- a CDS encoding NAD(P)/FAD-dependent oxidoreductase — translation MSIWANAPAVPSLPTDGVLDAVVVGGGPAGWTAAIYLARAKASPVVLAGGAVGGQLMDTGIVENFPGFPQGIDGPELMGRMREQAENAGARVFTREATALRLVPDAGGVHEIDTAEGTLRTRSVVFATGSSPRRLDVPGEAELGGGNGVAYCAVCEAPLFAGKDVAVVGGGDSAMEEVLAVSKHARRVHLVHRRDTFRCAPVLLERVRTRPNVQVHTDAVVTSIHADDSGRLATARIETRNGGTCDLSVQGLFVAIGHTPRTELAAKAGTALSLTPTDHLHLTGSGGVTAVPGVFAAGDVADDLFRQAITAAGAGCAAALACQRYLEEHPA, via the coding sequence GTGAGTATCTGGGCCAACGCGCCTGCCGTCCCGTCGCTGCCGACCGACGGCGTCCTCGACGCCGTCGTCGTCGGCGGCGGGCCGGCGGGCTGGACGGCGGCGATCTACCTCGCCCGCGCCAAGGCCTCGCCGGTCGTCCTCGCCGGAGGCGCGGTGGGCGGCCAGCTGATGGACACCGGGATCGTCGAGAACTTCCCCGGCTTCCCGCAGGGCATCGACGGCCCCGAACTGATGGGCCGCATGCGGGAGCAGGCCGAGAACGCCGGTGCTCGGGTCTTCACCCGCGAAGCCACCGCCCTGCGCCTCGTGCCGGATGCGGGCGGGGTGCACGAGATCGACACGGCCGAGGGCACGCTGCGGACCCGCTCCGTGGTGTTCGCCACCGGCTCGTCGCCCCGGCGCCTCGACGTACCCGGGGAGGCGGAGCTGGGCGGCGGCAACGGGGTGGCGTACTGCGCCGTCTGCGAGGCACCGCTCTTCGCCGGCAAGGACGTCGCCGTCGTCGGCGGCGGCGACAGTGCGATGGAGGAGGTCCTGGCCGTCTCGAAGCACGCCCGCCGGGTCCACCTCGTCCACCGTCGCGACACGTTCCGCTGCGCGCCGGTGCTGCTCGAGCGCGTCCGGACGCGACCCAACGTGCAGGTCCACACCGACGCCGTCGTCACGTCGATCCACGCCGACGACAGCGGCAGGCTGGCCACCGCCCGCATCGAGACCCGGAACGGCGGCACGTGCGACCTCTCCGTGCAGGGCCTCTTCGTCGCGATCGGCCACACGCCCCGCACCGAGCTCGCCGCCAAGGCTGGCACCGCGCTCTCGCTCACACCCACCGACCACCTCCACCTGACCGGATCCGGCGGCGTCACCGCCGTCCCCGGCGTCTTCGCCGCCGGGGACGTCGCCGACGACCTCTTCCGCCAGGCCATCACCGCCGCGGGCGCCGGCTGCGCCGCCGCCCTCGCCTGCCAGCGCTACCTCGAGGAGCACCCTGCATGA
- a CDS encoding CaiB/BaiF CoA transferase family protein — MTTATPTGPLSGIRVLDLTRVVMGPFATQILADQGADVVMIEAASGDTNRVMGPGPTPQFSGISLNLLRNKRSVALDLKDPDQAITVRTLVEQADVVVATMLPRSLRKLGLDYDSIRELNPEIVYCQAQGWALGSVDEDLPAYDDIIQAAVGVGDMMDRVAGEPSLLPTILADKVCGFAIAQAVTAALFHRARTGQGQHVEVPMVQAMTAFMLAEHGAGAIPEPPTPQGDSPATGYPRVMTPERRPQQTKDGWIQILPYHPGHFLKIFVDVGETQLLDDPRFSSLAEAIKHAHELYPLFRAIVPRRTTAEWLEFCRRESIPAVPMVTLQDMVDGLVLAEHPTAGSYRTIPPTANFSLTPADVRLPAPGIGEHTDEAASLWAGAEVEA; from the coding sequence ATGACCACCGCGACCCCGACCGGACCGCTCAGCGGCATCCGCGTCCTCGACCTGACCCGCGTGGTGATGGGGCCGTTCGCGACACAGATCCTCGCCGACCAAGGGGCCGACGTCGTGATGATCGAGGCCGCCAGCGGCGACACCAACCGGGTCATGGGCCCCGGCCCGACACCGCAGTTCTCCGGAATCTCGCTCAACCTGCTGCGCAACAAGCGGTCGGTCGCACTCGACCTCAAGGACCCCGACCAGGCGATCACCGTCCGCACCCTCGTCGAGCAGGCCGACGTCGTCGTCGCGACCATGCTGCCGCGCTCGTTGCGGAAGCTCGGACTCGACTACGACAGCATCCGGGAGCTCAACCCCGAGATCGTCTACTGCCAGGCCCAGGGCTGGGCGCTCGGCTCCGTTGACGAGGACCTGCCGGCGTACGACGACATCATCCAGGCCGCCGTCGGGGTCGGCGACATGATGGACCGCGTCGCCGGTGAGCCGAGCCTGCTGCCGACGATCCTCGCCGACAAGGTCTGCGGGTTCGCGATCGCACAGGCGGTGACGGCGGCGCTCTTCCACCGGGCGCGGACCGGCCAAGGACAACACGTCGAAGTGCCGATGGTGCAGGCGATGACCGCCTTCATGCTCGCCGAGCACGGCGCCGGAGCCATCCCGGAGCCGCCGACACCGCAGGGCGACTCCCCCGCCACCGGCTACCCGCGGGTCATGACGCCGGAGCGCCGTCCGCAGCAGACCAAGGACGGGTGGATCCAGATCCTCCCCTACCACCCCGGGCACTTCCTCAAGATCTTCGTCGACGTCGGCGAGACCCAGCTGCTCGACGACCCGCGCTTCTCCTCGCTCGCCGAGGCGATCAAGCACGCACACGAGCTCTACCCGCTCTTCCGTGCGATCGTGCCGCGCCGCACGACGGCCGAGTGGCTGGAGTTCTGCCGCCGTGAGTCGATCCCGGCCGTCCCGATGGTGACGCTCCAGGACATGGTCGACGGGTTGGTGCTCGCGGAGCACCCGACCGCCGGCAGTTATCGGACGATCCCGCCGACGGCGAACTTCTCACTCACGCCTGCCGACGTACGCCTGCCCGCGCCCGGGATCGGCGAGCACACCGACGAGGCCGCCTCCCTCTGGGCCGGCGCGGAGGTGGAGGCATGA
- a CDS encoding acyl-CoA dehydrogenase family protein, translated as MSTIGLQATELTAAERELQAEVRAWLDERLPEGGYPIGLGMVGHVDPEFSRDLGAKGWLGMALPQEYGGGGRTAVERLVVVEELLARGAPVGHHWIADRQSGPSIALHGTPAQKQEFLPRIASGELCFAIGMSEPDSGSDLASIRSKAEPTERDGVSGWVINGSKIWTSGAHIADYILGLFRTGNDKHAGLTQFIIDRETEGLRIDPIPFIDGELHFCLLTFEDVFVPDSRRLGEVGWGWMQNQGELVLERGGVDRWMSAMPVLERWVQRELATDAAADARLKDDLAGITSRCWAFHGMSLAVARMVDAGELPKTEAALVKDMATRFEQECIEIVVRHLGRMPDPTSEDPFEALLATAVLSKPSWTIRGGTTEILHNLIAKELRR; from the coding sequence ATGAGCACGATCGGACTGCAGGCGACCGAGCTGACCGCCGCCGAGCGCGAGCTGCAGGCGGAGGTCCGGGCGTGGCTCGATGAGCGGCTGCCGGAGGGCGGCTACCCGATCGGCCTCGGCATGGTGGGCCACGTCGACCCGGAGTTCTCCCGCGACCTCGGCGCCAAGGGCTGGTTGGGCATGGCCCTGCCCCAGGAGTACGGCGGCGGGGGCCGCACCGCCGTGGAGCGGCTGGTCGTCGTCGAGGAGCTGCTCGCCCGTGGCGCCCCGGTCGGCCACCACTGGATCGCCGACCGGCAGTCGGGCCCGAGCATCGCACTGCACGGCACACCAGCGCAGAAGCAGGAGTTCCTGCCACGGATCGCCAGCGGCGAGCTCTGCTTCGCGATCGGCATGTCCGAGCCGGACTCCGGCTCCGACCTCGCCTCGATCAGGAGCAAGGCCGAGCCGACCGAGCGCGACGGGGTCTCCGGCTGGGTGATCAACGGCAGCAAGATCTGGACCTCCGGCGCGCACATCGCCGACTACATCCTCGGCCTCTTCCGCACGGGCAACGACAAGCACGCGGGCCTCACCCAGTTCATCATCGACCGCGAGACCGAGGGCCTTCGGATCGACCCGATCCCCTTCATCGACGGCGAGCTGCACTTCTGCCTCCTCACCTTCGAGGACGTCTTCGTCCCGGACAGCCGTCGCCTCGGCGAGGTCGGTTGGGGCTGGATGCAGAACCAGGGCGAGCTCGTCCTCGAGCGGGGCGGCGTCGACCGCTGGATGTCGGCCATGCCGGTGCTCGAGCGGTGGGTGCAGCGCGAGCTCGCCACGGATGCGGCGGCCGACGCGCGCCTGAAGGACGACCTCGCCGGCATCACGTCGCGGTGCTGGGCGTTCCACGGCATGTCGCTCGCGGTCGCCCGCATGGTCGACGCCGGGGAGCTGCCGAAGACCGAGGCCGCGCTGGTCAAGGACATGGCCACCCGCTTCGAGCAGGAGTGCATCGAGATCGTCGTGCGCCACCTCGGTCGCATGCCCGACCCGACCTCCGAGGACCCGTTCGAGGCCCTGCTGGCCACTGCGGTGCTCAGCAAGCCGTCGTGGACGATCCGCGGCGGCACCACCGAGATCCTGCACAACCTGATCGCGAAGGAGCTCCGACGGTGA
- a CDS encoding acyl-CoA dehydrogenase family protein — protein sequence MSDPGNDLHDLVTRLFAERVDHEVVLEAERTTLLAGLWQRVAELGLPWIGVDESAGGSGGGLADVVTLLRAAGTHAVPLPLLETHLATWAFAASGGTVDAGAPWSVAPGTPADTLTVDGNRATGVLHDVAWGGSAERVVTLLGEQLVVLDPSDAWVREGRDLAGQPRDHLSFDGATVELLAAVVSAEQLRQRAAVLRAAQMDGAMQRVYDVTNTYVYQREQFGRPVGTFQAVRSHLVQLAQVAVMTRLCVDRAAATLAAGEEGSFPAYASKLLANQNAALSTRSGHQAHGAIGMTQEYVLQDLTRRLNAWRGDWGTERALAGRIGSAVIDARRVATIATDRGALTV from the coding sequence GTGAGCGACCCCGGGAACGACCTGCACGACCTCGTCACCCGACTCTTCGCCGAGCGGGTCGACCACGAGGTGGTCCTCGAGGCCGAGCGCACCACGCTGCTCGCGGGCCTGTGGCAGAGGGTCGCCGAGCTCGGCCTGCCGTGGATCGGGGTGGACGAATCGGCCGGCGGCTCCGGCGGCGGGCTCGCCGACGTGGTGACACTGCTGCGCGCCGCCGGAACGCATGCCGTGCCGCTGCCGCTTCTGGAGACCCACCTCGCCACGTGGGCCTTCGCCGCCTCCGGAGGCACGGTCGACGCAGGAGCGCCCTGGTCCGTCGCCCCCGGTACGCCGGCCGACACCCTCACAGTAGACGGGAACCGTGCCACCGGCGTGCTCCACGACGTCGCCTGGGGTGGCTCGGCCGAGCGGGTCGTCACCCTCCTCGGTGAGCAGCTCGTCGTCCTCGACCCCTCCGACGCCTGGGTGCGTGAGGGCCGCGACCTCGCCGGCCAGCCGCGCGACCACCTCTCCTTCGACGGCGCGACCGTCGAGCTCCTGGCGGCCGTCGTCAGCGCGGAGCAGCTGCGCCAACGGGCCGCCGTGCTCCGCGCGGCCCAGATGGACGGCGCGATGCAGCGCGTGTACGACGTGACCAACACCTACGTCTACCAGCGCGAGCAGTTCGGCCGGCCGGTCGGCACCTTCCAGGCCGTCCGCTCGCACCTCGTCCAGCTCGCCCAGGTCGCGGTCATGACGCGGCTCTGCGTGGACCGGGCCGCGGCCACACTCGCCGCCGGCGAGGAGGGGTCGTTCCCGGCGTACGCCTCCAAGCTGCTGGCCAACCAGAACGCCGCCCTCAGCACCAGGTCCGGCCACCAGGCGCACGGAGCGATCGGCATGACCCAGGAGTACGTCCTGCAGGACCTCACCCGCCGGCTCAACGCGTGGCGTGGCGATTGGGGCACCGAGCGTGCACTCGCCGGCCGGATCGGCAGTGCCGTCATCGACGCGCGCCGCGTCGCCACCATCGCCACCGACCGAGGAGCGCTGACCGTATGA
- a CDS encoding enoyl-CoA hydratase/isomerase family protein, translating into MSRVTLTHDGRVALVELRDPPANFFDRDKLAAIADAGEQASAEGARAIVLASEGKHFCAGASLAPTGSVDGDSASDPRAAAAAVYEQAVRIFRLDLPVVAAVQGAAVGGGLGLACAADFRVAGPTTRFEANFARLGFHCGFALSVSLPRIVGESAAARMLLTGLRVNAEEALAIGLADRLADAGEERTVALALAADLAAAAPLAVQSMRRTLRAGLLSGIEAALEHELDEQERLWQTEDAALGITASLERRAPVFLGR; encoded by the coding sequence ATGAGCAGGGTGACCCTGACGCACGACGGCCGGGTCGCCCTGGTCGAGCTGCGAGACCCGCCGGCCAACTTCTTCGACCGGGACAAGCTCGCGGCGATCGCGGACGCCGGCGAGCAGGCATCCGCCGAGGGAGCGCGGGCGATCGTGCTGGCCTCGGAGGGGAAGCACTTCTGCGCCGGCGCCAGCCTCGCTCCGACCGGAAGCGTCGACGGCGACAGCGCCAGCGACCCGCGGGCCGCAGCGGCGGCCGTCTACGAGCAGGCCGTGCGGATCTTCCGGCTCGATCTGCCTGTCGTCGCCGCTGTGCAGGGTGCCGCGGTGGGTGGGGGGCTCGGCCTCGCCTGCGCAGCCGACTTCCGCGTCGCCGGCCCGACCACACGGTTCGAGGCCAACTTCGCCCGACTCGGCTTCCACTGCGGCTTCGCGCTCAGCGTCTCCCTCCCCCGCATCGTCGGCGAGTCCGCGGCTGCACGGATGCTGCTCACCGGGCTTCGCGTGAACGCCGAGGAGGCACTCGCGATCGGCCTCGCCGATCGCCTCGCCGACGCCGGTGAGGAGCGGACGGTCGCACTCGCCCTGGCCGCCGACCTGGCGGCTGCGGCTCCCCTGGCCGTGCAGTCGATGCGCCGCACGCTGCGGGCGGGCCTGCTCTCCGGGATCGAGGCGGCGCTCGAGCACGAGCTCGACGAGCAGGAGCGGCTCTGGCAGACCGAGGACGCCGCCCTCGGCATCACCGCCTCGCTCGAGCGGCGCGCCCCCGTGTTTCTCGGACGCTGA
- a CDS encoding SDR family NAD(P)-dependent oxidoreductase, whose translation MTQHVVISGLADGMGRQTALLLAQKGVAIAGFDVDEAGLKSLAVELDALGAQHHLIPLDITDRPGILAFRESVLSTFGYVDTVMSNVGVPFFGPFEEVDLERALKAFEINVIGAAALFQAFIPGMRERRAGKLVAVASLVGRIPFPFESIYSSTKFAVEGMVQSLKYEVEPFGIKVALIEPAQVSTGFAKKSLKLPDPSSPYYQRAMRFIDRDNELVEGATTPAVAADKIAAVVLAEKPKLFNQVDTMSSIFFFLNQHLPTRVRDRILLNHMRIND comes from the coding sequence ATGACCCAGCACGTTGTGATCAGCGGCCTCGCCGACGGCATGGGCCGGCAGACCGCCCTGCTACTGGCACAGAAGGGCGTCGCCATCGCCGGCTTCGACGTCGACGAGGCCGGCCTGAAGTCCCTCGCCGTCGAGCTCGACGCCCTCGGCGCCCAGCACCACCTGATCCCCCTCGACATCACCGACCGCCCCGGGATCCTGGCGTTCCGTGAGTCGGTGCTCTCGACGTTCGGGTACGTCGACACCGTCATGTCGAACGTCGGCGTGCCGTTCTTCGGGCCGTTCGAGGAGGTCGACCTCGAGCGTGCGCTCAAGGCCTTCGAGATCAACGTGATCGGTGCCGCCGCTCTGTTCCAGGCGTTCATCCCCGGCATGCGCGAGCGTCGTGCCGGCAAGCTCGTCGCGGTCGCCTCGCTGGTCGGCCGGATCCCGTTCCCGTTCGAGTCGATCTACTCGTCGACGAAGTTCGCGGTCGAGGGCATGGTGCAGTCGCTCAAGTACGAGGTCGAGCCGTTCGGCATCAAGGTCGCGCTCATCGAGCCGGCGCAGGTCTCGACCGGCTTCGCCAAGAAGTCGCTCAAGCTGCCCGACCCGAGCTCGCCCTACTACCAGCGGGCGATGCGCTTCATCGACCGCGACAACGAGCTCGTCGAAGGCGCCACCACGCCGGCCGTCGCCGCTGACAAGATCGCCGCCGTCGTGCTGGCCGAGAAGCCCAAGCTCTTCAACCAGGTCGACACGATGAGCTCGATCTTCTTCTTCCTCAACCAGCACCTGCCGACCAGGGTCCGTGACAGGATCCTGCTGAACCACATGCGGATCAACGACTGA
- a CDS encoding NAD(P)/FAD-dependent oxidoreductase — MHPSLQDSVRTSYWLDDQVRPAPLPPLVGAAEADLVVVGGGYTGLWTALLARERFPEKSVLLLEAGQCGDQASGRNGGFASASLTHGFGNGLERWPSELDALDRLGAENLREIGATIERLGIDCDWRLSGELAVATQPHQVEELHELSATLAEHGVAHSVLDQVATRARLDSPTYLGGLALPDETALLEPARLAWGLRAACLEAGVVIHEGSRVTSLQRASTSLRLTTDAGWVRAGQVALATNAFPSLLRRLRLMTVPVYDYVLITEPLSGAQLASIGWGGREGVGDSANLFHYYRLTRDNRILWGGYDAVYHYGSKISPVLETSGRTHDLLAAQFFETFPQLEGLRFTHRWAGVIDTCTRFSAFFGTAYGGSVAYALGYTGLGVAATRFGAQVMLDHLAGEITERTKLEMVRTKPLPFPPEPFRWAGIKAMTASLEASDAHGGRRNLFLRSMDRLGFGFDS; from the coding sequence ATGCATCCGTCCCTCCAGGATTCGGTCCGGACGTCCTACTGGCTCGACGACCAGGTCCGCCCCGCGCCGCTCCCGCCGCTGGTGGGAGCGGCCGAGGCGGACCTGGTCGTCGTGGGCGGTGGCTACACGGGGCTGTGGACGGCACTCCTCGCCCGAGAGCGATTCCCCGAGAAGTCGGTGCTGCTCCTCGAGGCAGGACAGTGCGGCGACCAGGCCTCCGGGCGCAACGGGGGCTTTGCGTCAGCGTCGTTGACCCATGGCTTCGGCAACGGCCTCGAGCGCTGGCCCTCCGAGCTCGACGCACTGGACCGCCTGGGGGCGGAGAACCTGCGCGAGATCGGCGCGACGATCGAGCGCCTCGGCATCGACTGTGACTGGCGGCTCTCGGGCGAGCTCGCGGTCGCCACCCAGCCGCACCAGGTGGAGGAGCTGCACGAGCTGTCGGCCACACTGGCCGAACACGGCGTCGCCCACTCGGTGCTGGACCAGGTCGCGACGCGAGCACGGCTCGACTCGCCGACGTACCTCGGCGGGCTCGCCCTCCCCGACGAGACCGCGCTCCTCGAGCCGGCGCGACTGGCCTGGGGCCTGCGGGCCGCCTGCCTCGAGGCAGGGGTCGTGATCCACGAGGGCTCGCGTGTCACCTCGCTGCAGCGGGCGAGCACGTCACTCCGCCTCACGACCGACGCCGGCTGGGTGCGGGCAGGTCAGGTGGCCCTCGCGACCAACGCGTTCCCGTCGCTGCTGCGCCGGCTGCGCCTGATGACCGTGCCGGTCTACGACTACGTGCTGATAACCGAGCCGCTGTCGGGCGCCCAGCTCGCGTCGATCGGCTGGGGAGGGCGCGAAGGCGTCGGTGACTCGGCGAACCTCTTCCACTACTACCGCCTCACGCGTGACAACCGGATCCTGTGGGGCGGCTACGACGCGGTGTACCACTACGGCTCCAAGATCTCGCCGGTGTTGGAGACGTCGGGGCGGACGCACGACCTGTTGGCCGCGCAGTTCTTCGAGACGTTCCCGCAGCTCGAGGGGCTGCGGTTCACCCACCGCTGGGCCGGTGTGATCGACACCTGCACCCGCTTCTCCGCCTTCTTCGGCACCGCGTACGGCGGCTCGGTCGCCTATGCGCTCGGCTACACCGGCCTCGGCGTGGCCGCAACGCGCTTCGGCGCGCAGGTGATGCTCGACCACCTGGCCGGTGAGATCACCGAGCGGACCAAGCTCGAGATGGTCCGCACCAAGCCGCTGCCGTTCCCGCCCGAGCCCTTCCGCTGGGCGGGCATCAAGGCGATGACCGCGTCGCTCGAGGCCTCGGATGCCCACGGAGGAAGGCGCAATCTCTTCCTGAGATCCATGGACCGCCTCGGCTTCGGCTTCGACTCCTGA
- a CDS encoding ABC transporter permease — protein sequence MSTSTSTVERKPVSLVLGVELARVLSGVAVLGLLLAVVGFSLHRYNVSGTALNFAGPPFAFLMFVLVVLAVVACFAIQAATRTLTLDDTGARDRLFGFGAAAAVATALLAIKLFNSDLTIAAWFAVGWLVITLVSLVLMSTKAANVWLEGRAPIHNVLRWVRGNMIAFIGLLVMLFLYIPNIVVAAMSFNIEHGKKTTYQWYEFGTSNWTHLCAPSQLCGSVVTSLWIGAVATVIATLIGTLAAFALMRHQFSGRGTTNTVLMLPMATPDIVLGTSLLAFFIALRMGGHLGHVTIIIAHVTFCLSYVVMTVKARLAGMDSTLQQAAMDLYADEKTTFWKVTFPLVFPGILSAALLAFSLSFDDYIITNLNAGTVSTFPIFVWGAALRGLPMQVNVIGTLMFLLAILFVATGEILSRRRNRASL from the coding sequence GTGAGTACGTCGACCTCCACCGTCGAGCGCAAGCCGGTCAGTCTGGTGCTGGGCGTCGAGCTCGCGCGGGTGCTGTCCGGTGTCGCCGTACTCGGCCTCCTGCTGGCCGTGGTCGGCTTCTCCCTCCACCGCTACAACGTGAGCGGCACCGCGTTGAACTTCGCGGGCCCGCCGTTCGCCTTCCTCATGTTCGTCCTGGTCGTGCTGGCCGTGGTCGCCTGCTTCGCGATCCAGGCAGCGACCCGGACCCTGACGCTCGACGACACCGGGGCTCGCGATCGGCTCTTCGGGTTCGGCGCGGCGGCGGCGGTCGCCACGGCGCTGCTGGCGATCAAGCTCTTCAACTCCGACCTGACGATCGCGGCATGGTTCGCTGTCGGGTGGCTCGTGATCACGCTGGTCTCGCTGGTGCTGATGTCGACGAAGGCGGCCAACGTCTGGCTCGAGGGCCGCGCACCGATCCACAACGTGCTGCGCTGGGTGCGCGGCAACATGATCGCCTTCATCGGCCTGCTGGTGATGCTGTTCCTCTACATCCCGAACATCGTGGTCGCCGCGATGAGCTTCAACATCGAGCACGGCAAGAAGACGACCTACCAGTGGTACGAGTTCGGCACCTCGAACTGGACCCACCTCTGCGCGCCGTCGCAGCTCTGCGGCTCGGTGGTGACGTCGCTGTGGATCGGCGCTGTCGCCACGGTGATCGCGACCCTCATCGGCACGCTGGCGGCGTTCGCTCTGATGCGGCACCAGTTCTCGGGGCGAGGCACGACGAACACCGTCCTGATGCTCCCCATGGCGACGCCCGACATCGTGCTCGGAACCTCGCTGCTCGCCTTCTTCATCGCGCTGCGGATGGGTGGGCACCTCGGCCACGTCACGATCATCATCGCCCACGTCACCTTCTGCCTGTCCTACGTCGTCATGACGGTCAAGGCGCGCCTCGCCGGCATGGACTCGACGTTGCAGCAGGCGGCGATGGACCTGTACGCCGACGAGAAGACCACCTTCTGGAAGGTGACCTTCCCCTTGGTCTTCCCGGGCATCCTGTCGGCGGCGCTGCTCGCCTTCTCGCTCAGCTTCGACGACTACATCATCACGAACCTCAACGCCGGTACGGTCAGCACCTTCCCGATCTTCGTCTGGGGTGCGGCGCTGCGCGGCCTGCCCATGCAGGTCAACGTGATCGGCACGTTGATGTTCCTGCTCGCGATTCTCTTCGTCGCCACCGGCGAGATCCTGTCGCGGCGTCGCAACCGGGCCTCGCTCTGA
- a CDS encoding ABC transporter permease, with protein MTSAAIPAPPQPKLPENPRTPGRRSRSLPYYLILPIAVWLALFFIIPFVSLVATSLYDPEGSVLTGYDMTWHFANFGHVISTYGSHLWRSVWWALIATAFCLVFGYILAYTIAFKTGRWKNVALVLVIAPFFTSFLIRTNAWKLILGDQSWLVHTLQSLHILGADDRILATPVAAIAGLTYNYMPFAILPLYTSIEKIDQRLVEAAGDLYANASKTFLRVTLPLTLPGVISATLLTFIPAVGDYINAQLLGSTADRVIGSDIQSLFTSTQDYASAGALSVLLLLIILVSTLVYVRRFGTEEIL; from the coding sequence ATGACCTCCGCAGCCATCCCCGCACCGCCGCAACCGAAGCTGCCGGAGAACCCGAGGACACCGGGGCGCCGCAGTCGCTCGCTGCCGTACTACCTGATCCTCCCGATCGCCGTCTGGTTGGCGCTCTTCTTCATCATCCCGTTCGTGTCGCTGGTCGCGACGAGCCTCTACGACCCCGAGGGTTCGGTCCTCACGGGCTACGACATGACGTGGCACTTCGCGAACTTCGGTCACGTCATCTCGACGTACGGCTCGCACCTGTGGCGTTCGGTCTGGTGGGCGCTGATCGCGACCGCGTTCTGCCTCGTCTTCGGGTACATCCTCGCCTACACGATCGCCTTCAAGACCGGTCGCTGGAAGAACGTGGCGCTGGTGCTGGTGATCGCGCCCTTCTTCACCAGCTTCCTGATCCGCACCAACGCCTGGAAGCTCATCCTCGGCGACCAGAGCTGGCTGGTGCACACCCTGCAGTCACTGCACATCCTCGGCGCCGACGACCGCATCCTCGCCACGCCCGTGGCGGCGATCGCCGGCCTGACCTACAACTACATGCCCTTCGCGATCCTGCCGCTCTACACGAGCATCGAGAAGATCGACCAGCGGCTCGTCGAGGCCGCCGGCGACCTCTACGCCAACGCCTCCAAGACGTTCCTGCGGGTGACCCTGCCGCTCACGCTGCCGGGCGTCATCAGCGCGACGCTGCTGACCTTCATCCCGGCAGTCGGCGACTACATCAACGCCCAACTGCTCGGCTCCACCGCCGACCGGGTGATCGGCTCCGACATCCAGAGCCTCTTCACCTCCACGCAGGACTACGCCTCGGCCGGTGCCCTGTCGGTGCTGCTGCTGTTGATCATCCTGGTGTCCACCCTCGTGTATGTCCGTCGCTTCGGGACGGAGGAGATCCTGTGA
- a CDS encoding ABC transporter ATP-binding protein: MSQVSELSSPAATGSRDLTLSQLEKTYANGFTAVHPLDLVVPQGSFFALLGPSGCGKTTTLRMVAGLEIPTAGSISIGNADITYDKPYKRPVNTVFQNYALFPHLSIRENVAFGLKRRGVKQIAKPVTDMLELVELSAQADKRPTQLSGGQQQRVALARALINEPEVLLLDEPLGALDLKLRRGMQMELKRIQTEVGLTFVHVTHDQEEAMTMADTIAVMNAGRIEQMGSPTELYENPATTFVANFLGQSNLIKGVILGEDTLAGQPVVKVDMQGTTVSVPRDRAHVSSGAGWIGIRPEKVLVAPAGESLDAPGNHFTGGTVVDTSFIGVSTQYVIRTAWGQEIGAFEQNTGARGVMAPGTPVDFSWRPEFAFLLPPDQDATAGIEGE; this comes from the coding sequence ATGTCTCAGGTGTCTGAGCTCAGCTCACCTGCCGCCACCGGCAGTCGCGACCTCACCCTCTCCCAGCTGGAGAAGACGTACGCGAACGGCTTCACCGCCGTGCACCCGCTCGACCTCGTCGTCCCACAGGGCAGCTTCTTCGCCCTGCTCGGTCCCTCGGGCTGCGGCAAGACGACGACCCTGCGGATGGTGGCAGGCCTGGAGATCCCGACGGCCGGCTCGATCTCGATCGGAAACGCGGACATCACCTACGACAAGCCCTACAAGCGCCCGGTGAACACCGTCTTCCAGAACTATGCGCTCTTCCCGCATCTCTCCATCCGCGAGAACGTCGCCTTCGGGCTCAAGCGCCGCGGGGTCAAGCAGATCGCCAAGCCGGTGACCGACATGCTCGAGCTCGTCGAGCTCTCCGCCCAGGCCGACAAGCGCCCGACCCAGCTCTCGGGTGGCCAGCAGCAGCGTGTCGCCCTGGCCCGCGCGCTGATCAACGAGCCCGAGGTGCTCCTGCTCGACGAGCCGCTCGGTGCGCTCGACCTCAAGCTGCGTCGCGGCATGCAGATGGAGCTCAAGCGGATCCAGACCGAGGTCGGGCTCACCTTCGTCCATGTCACCCACGACCAGGAGGAGGCCATGACGATGGCCGACACCATCGCGGTGATGAACGCCGGGCGGATCGAGCAGATGGGCTCGCCGACCGAGCTCTACGAGAACCCGGCGACGACCTTCGTCGCGAACTTCCTGGGCCAGTCGAACCTGATCAAGGGCGTCATCCTCGGGGAGGACACGCTGGCGGGTCAGCCGGTCGTGAAGGTCGACATGCAGGGGACCACCGTGTCGGTGCCGAGGGACCGGGCACATGTCAGCAGCGGCGCAGGGTGGATCGGCATCCGTCCCGAGAAGGTGCTCGTGGCACCGGCCGGGGAGTCCCTCGACGCGCCGGGCAACCACTTCACCGGGGGCACGGTCGTCGACACCAGCTTCATCGGTGTCTCCACCCAGTACGTCATCCGGACCGCCTGGGGCCAGGAGATCGGTGCCTTCGAGCAGAACACCGGCGCCCGTGGCGTGATGGCGCCCGGCACCCCTGTCGACTTCTCGTGGCGGCCGGAGTTCGCCTTCCTGCTGCCGCCGGACCAGGACGCCACCGCCGGCATCGAGGGGGAGTGA